One Malania oleifera isolate guangnan ecotype guangnan chromosome 10, ASM2987363v1, whole genome shotgun sequence genomic region harbors:
- the LOC131165843 gene encoding zinc finger protein 10-like — MKNSVSNFQLVPFYSGTGRWTLLDNQQEFLGDDQHWMWMNRRKHMLEKSSSPSSSSQFQAAPSESWEEQAFAEDAAGQLGWPPRSYGCSFCGREFRSAQALGGHMNVHRRDRARLKQSPNSPNGSEVLQHHHHHHKKHHEDHTHINNLCKACLVQDPSDHICCPKSLDAARVSAAASSQAYVAQNFGDKKYSYAGSTSSSSSCYSSLQNIVHEHNHKGTLFAAPPSWSDSVVVKAPSTTSSTHYNIDQKANVVSKKPKTGRPVNASSIVRPVWMINPCSINYERQNIAILQSETSTQRYETSSSSSSAGTTMEALDLELRLGTHPPRVKLLPTYLAS; from the coding sequence ATGAAAAACTCAGTCTCAAATTTTCAACTTGTTCCATTCTACTCCGGTACTGGAAGGTGGACACTACTGGACAATCAGCAGGAATTTCTGGGCGATGATCAGCACTGGATGTGGATGAACAGGAGGAAACATATGTTGGAGAAATCGTCATCGCCATCGTCATCATCACAGTTTCAGGCAGCGCCAAGCGAGTCGTGGGAAGAGCAGGCCTTTGCGGAAGACGCGGCGGGGCAGCTCGGATGGCCGCCGAGATCTTATGGGTGCAGTTTTTGCGGGAGAGAATTCAGGTCTGCTCAAGCCCTTGGCGGCCACATGAATGTTCACAGAAGGGATAGAGCCAGGCTGAAGCAATCCCCTAATAGTCCCAATGGTTCTGAAGTTCTCCaacaccatcatcatcatcataaaaAACATCATGAAGATCATACACATATAAATAATCTGTGTAAAGCATGTTTAGTTCAAGACCCAAGTGATCATATTTGCTGCCCCAAAAGTCTTGATGCTGCTAGGGTTTCTGCCGCTGCTTCGTCTCAAGCCTACGTAGCACAGAATTTTGGGGATAAAAAATATTCATATGCTGGCTCtacctcttcttcttcttcttgttattCTTCACTTCAGAATATTGTTCATGAACACAATCACAAGGGAACCCTTTTTGCTGCTCCTCCATCTTGGTCGGATTCTGTGGTAGTGAAAGCGCCAAGTACTACTTCTTCAACCCATTATAATATTGATCAAAAGGCAAATGTTGTGAGTAAGAAACCTAAGACTGGAAGACCAGTTAATGCCTCGTCGATAGTAAGGCCAGTGTGGATGATCAACCCATGTTCCATTAATTATGAAAGACAGAATATTGCCATTCTCCAATCTGAGACGTCGACACAGAGGTACGAGACCAGCAGTAGCAGTAGTTCAGCAGGTACCACCATGGAGGCCTTGGATCTGGAGCTTAGGCTTGGGACTCATCCACCAAGGGTGAAGTTGCTGCCTACCtacctagctagctag